In one window of Tenacibaculum mesophilum DNA:
- a CDS encoding DUF4331 family protein, translating into MKKMKLIIGAGALALIGLVLLAADHIDAPDVTGGSSDITDFYAFQGENTSNLVFAANIQGLLSPSATAAASFDENVLIEFNIDNTGDNVEDLVIQAIPRDGKMYFFGPYNPSTTGLTSTLPQDGTEYGVSITPYGSSAIIGSKGGMQFFAGPRDDPFFMDFAQYGEIIAGNAGGFNDPGADTFAGTNVLSVVVEVPKSMIGGSGTINTWVETKTKQ; encoded by the coding sequence ATGAAAAAAATGAAATTAATTATTGGAGCCGGTGCTTTAGCATTAATAGGTTTAGTCTTATTAGCAGCCGATCACATTGATGCTCCAGATGTAACAGGAGGCTCAAGTGATATTACAGACTTTTACGCTTTTCAAGGAGAAAATACGAGCAATCTTGTGTTTGCAGCAAATATTCAAGGATTACTAAGTCCTTCAGCTACGGCAGCAGCAAGTTTTGATGAAAATGTATTAATTGAGTTTAATATTGATAATACTGGTGATAATGTTGAAGACTTGGTAATTCAAGCAATTCCTAGAGATGGTAAAATGTACTTTTTTGGTCCATACAATCCATCAACTACTGGTTTAACTAGTACGTTACCTCAAGATGGAACAGAATATGGGGTTTCTATAACTCCTTATGGATCTAGTGCTATTATTGGTAGTAAGGGAGGAATGCAATTTTTTGCAGGGCCTAGAGACGATCCTTTCTTTATGGATTTTGCACAATACGGTGAAATTATAGCTGGAAATGCAGGTGGTTTTAACGATCCAGGAGCAGATACTTTTGCTGGAACAAATGTATTATCAGTAGTAGTAGAGGTGCCAAAATCTATGATTGGAGGCTCAGGTACTATTAATACTTGGGTAGAAACTAAAACGAAGCAGTAA
- a CDS encoding tetratricopeptide repeat protein, whose translation MKTIKIIICAILSSTILSCTTSKTTKVANQEEYNKYLQSTTTTSESLAQKELDFWQKKLNNQPTQYPYLSKIAKANSLLFSEKGNISYLIEAEEKLLKINQKTNYNKASHLRSLARNYISQHRFKESLELLKKAEVNGENLNATQKMLFDVYLELGEPEKASEYLAEIENYADFDYLIRVSKWHDYKGDLSSAIRFMEKAMKKAEEAKNKDLKAWSYTNLADFYGHNGQIKDSYKLYLKALELDNSNAYAKKGIAWIVYSHDKNPDEALRILDIISNEHSSPDYYLLKAEIAEFKNNLTIKESNIEVYLSAVKNSSYGVMYNQHLAKLYLEEFNDTSSALSYIEKEIESRSTPQSYDLLAWYYYKNKDFKKALEVINTYVVDKTFEPEIQYHIAEIYKANGINDKAMALKEELLDSSFELGPLMTEKILNI comes from the coding sequence ATGAAAACTATAAAAATAATTATTTGTGCTATTTTAAGCAGCACAATACTAAGTTGTACAACTTCAAAAACAACAAAGGTAGCTAACCAAGAAGAGTATAATAAATATCTACAAAGTACAACCACCACTTCAGAATCGTTAGCTCAAAAAGAACTAGATTTTTGGCAGAAAAAACTAAACAATCAGCCAACGCAGTATCCATATTTAAGTAAAATAGCAAAGGCTAATTCATTACTTTTCTCAGAAAAAGGAAATATTTCTTATTTGATAGAAGCTGAAGAAAAGCTGTTAAAAATCAATCAAAAAACAAATTATAACAAAGCCTCACATTTACGATCATTAGCAAGAAACTATATTTCTCAACATCGATTTAAAGAATCGTTAGAATTATTAAAAAAAGCAGAAGTAAATGGAGAAAACCTAAATGCTACTCAAAAAATGTTGTTTGATGTTTATTTAGAGTTAGGAGAACCTGAAAAAGCTTCAGAATACTTAGCAGAAATTGAAAATTATGCTGACTTTGATTATCTAATAAGAGTTTCTAAATGGCATGATTATAAAGGAGACTTATCTTCAGCAATTCGTTTTATGGAAAAGGCCATGAAAAAAGCAGAAGAAGCTAAAAATAAAGATTTAAAAGCATGGAGTTATACTAACTTAGCTGACTTTTATGGACATAATGGTCAAATAAAAGATTCTTATAAATTATATTTAAAAGCATTAGAACTAGATAACAGTAACGCGTATGCAAAAAAAGGTATTGCTTGGATAGTATATTCTCATGATAAAAATCCAGATGAAGCACTCCGAATTTTAGATATCATAAGTAACGAACATTCTTCTCCAGATTACTATTTATTAAAGGCAGAGATAGCCGAGTTTAAGAATAATTTAACAATAAAAGAAAGTAATATAGAGGTATATTTATCGGCTGTAAAAAATAGCTCATATGGTGTAATGTATAATCAGCATTTAGCTAAATTATATTTAGAAGAATTTAATGACACATCTAGTGCGTTATCATACATCGAAAAAGAAATTGAGAGTAGGTCTACGCCACAATCTTACGATTTACTAGCCTGGTATTATTACAAAAATAAAGACTTTAAAAAAGCTTTAGAAGTAATTAATACATATGTAGTAGATAAAACTTTCGAGCCCGAAATACAGTATCATATAGCTGAAATTTACAAAGCAAATGGAATTAATGATAAAGCTATGGCTTTAAAAGAAGAGTTATTAGATAGCTCTTTTGAATTAGGTCCGTTGATGACAGAAAAAATTTTAAATATATAA
- a CDS encoding TonB-dependent receptor yields the protein MKTKILFLALLLGSYHAFSQQFKGKVLNTNKKPLENVYVYNTTSNSHTHTKVNGEFILDNSKVGDIIEFGILGYKKINLELGSDDLSSPKTIILEMKSFLLDEMVLSNKRDPLQTIVRVDLDKKPVSSSQQILQRVPGLFIGQHAGGGKAEQIFLRGFDIDHGTDIALSVDGTPVNMVSHAHGQGYSDLHFIIPETIEKINFGKGPYYASKGDFNTAGYVDFKTKTYLQNSRVEVGIGQFNTFRTLGMFNLLDKNNTDNAYVAIEYLETDGFVESPQNFSRINIFTKYRTFLKDNSSLSLSASHFTSKWDASGQIPQREVDNGNITRFGSIDDTEGGTTSRTNINLEHSKVLKNDVSVTSNVFYSNYNFNLFSNFTFFLDDPVNGDQIKQTENRDVFGFNTQFKKKTHISNTPVELTFGTGLRADIVDNLELSHTLQRKEILDRIQLGKVNQTNYYAFVNSEFEFGKFMVAPALRLDYLKFNYNDYLLDEYKTFSESQVVVNPKINVTYTPNEKIQWFLKSGIGFHSNDTRVVATQPNRKTLPRAYGVDLGTVWKPTSKIAINTALWYLLSEDELVYVGDAGIVEPSGEAQRYGIDLGLRYQLTDWLYLDSDATFTKAESVDDSSGENNIPLAPKVTVTGGLSVNNYKNFSGGVHYRYIGDRAANEDNSIVAEGYFVTDANISYKINNITLGVALENIFDVAWNETQFATESRLQNEPNSVEEIHFTPGTPFSAKATIRYSF from the coding sequence TTGAAAACAAAGATTTTATTTTTAGCATTATTGCTAGGTAGTTACCATGCATTTTCACAACAATTTAAAGGAAAGGTATTAAATACCAACAAAAAGCCTTTAGAGAATGTATATGTATATAATACTACTAGTAACAGCCATACACACACAAAAGTTAATGGAGAATTTATCTTAGATAATTCAAAAGTAGGAGATATTATTGAATTTGGAATTCTAGGATACAAAAAAATCAACTTAGAATTAGGTAGTGACGATCTAAGCTCTCCAAAAACAATTATTTTAGAAATGAAAAGTTTTTTGTTAGATGAGATGGTATTATCTAATAAGAGAGATCCATTACAAACAATTGTAAGAGTTGATTTAGATAAAAAACCAGTAAGTTCATCTCAACAAATATTACAACGAGTACCAGGACTTTTCATAGGTCAACATGCTGGTGGAGGAAAAGCGGAACAAATATTTTTAAGAGGTTTTGATATTGATCACGGTACAGATATAGCGTTGTCGGTAGACGGAACACCAGTAAATATGGTTTCTCATGCACACGGACAAGGGTACAGTGATTTACACTTTATAATTCCAGAAACCATCGAAAAAATTAACTTCGGAAAAGGGCCTTATTACGCTAGTAAAGGAGATTTTAATACTGCTGGGTATGTAGATTTTAAAACAAAAACATATTTACAAAACAGTAGAGTAGAAGTTGGTATAGGACAGTTCAATACATTTAGAACTTTAGGAATGTTTAATTTGTTAGATAAAAACAATACAGACAATGCTTATGTAGCTATTGAGTATTTAGAAACAGATGGTTTTGTAGAATCTCCTCAGAATTTTAGTCGAATTAATATTTTTACGAAGTATAGAACCTTTTTAAAAGATAATAGTAGTTTATCATTATCAGCTTCACATTTTACGAGTAAATGGGATGCTTCTGGGCAAATACCCCAAAGAGAAGTTGATAATGGAAATATTACTCGTTTTGGTTCAATTGATGATACTGAAGGAGGAACAACATCAAGAACAAACATAAACTTAGAGCACTCAAAAGTTTTAAAGAACGATGTTAGCGTAACTTCAAACGTTTTTTATTCAAATTATAATTTTAATTTATTTTCAAACTTTACCTTCTTTTTAGATGATCCTGTGAACGGAGATCAAATAAAGCAAACTGAAAACAGAGATGTTTTCGGGTTCAATACACAGTTTAAAAAGAAAACTCATATATCAAATACACCAGTAGAGTTAACTTTTGGAACAGGTTTACGTGCTGATATTGTAGATAACTTAGAGTTATCGCATACACTTCAAAGAAAAGAAATTTTAGATCGAATTCAATTAGGAAAGGTAAATCAAACTAACTATTATGCCTTTGTAAATAGTGAGTTTGAGTTTGGAAAATTTATGGTGGCACCAGCTTTACGTTTAGATTATTTAAAATTTAACTACAATGATTATTTACTAGATGAATACAAAACGTTTTCTGAATCACAAGTAGTAGTTAATCCTAAGATAAATGTTACTTATACTCCAAATGAAAAAATTCAATGGTTTTTAAAATCAGGAATAGGCTTTCACTCAAACGATACTAGAGTAGTAGCTACACAACCTAATAGGAAAACATTACCTAGAGCTTATGGTGTTGATTTAGGAACTGTTTGGAAACCAACCTCAAAAATAGCTATAAATACAGCATTATGGTACTTACTTTCAGAAGATGAGTTAGTATATGTTGGAGATGCTGGTATTGTAGAGCCTTCAGGAGAAGCACAGCGTTATGGTATTGATTTAGGTCTTAGATATCAGCTAACAGATTGGTTATATCTTGATAGTGATGCTACTTTTACAAAAGCAGAAAGTGTTGACGATTCGTCAGGAGAAAACAATATTCCTTTAGCTCCTAAAGTGACTGTAACAGGGGGATTATCAGTAAATAATTATAAGAACTTTTCAGGAGGAGTTCATTACAGATATATAGGTGACAGAGCAGCAAATGAAGATAATTCAATAGTAGCAGAAGGTTATTTTGTTACCGATGCGAATATTAGCTATAAAATAAATAATATAACACTAGGTGTAGCGTTAGAAAATATTTTTGATGTAGCTTGGAATGAAACACAGTTTGCTACAGAATCAAGGTTGCAAAATGAACCAAATTCTGTAGAAGAAATTCATTTTACACCAGGAACTCCGTTTTCTGCAAAAGCCACCATACGATATTCTTTTTAA
- a CDS encoding nuclear transport factor 2 family protein, whose amino-acid sequence MKKLLYSLFITSFTFAQTNTEIHLFDINSEDGQWKVTNGKNISNNDGYDSQPYFYDENTILFASNRNGQTDIVKYSIDSEAKRFINNTPNGSEYSPQRIPKSKDVSTVRLDNNGLQRFYQYNFKTGKSKEVIKDLVVAYPMWYTKNLVISSVIVNDTLQLYMSDLKKNTNISIAKQTGRSFHKIPNSNLVSFMKQNGKKWEVWSLNPFSKETKKIVSTGKSKDVCWLPNGTLLIAYQNMIFQYNPKTDKEITVFHQFENENINNISRIMANPEGTKLAIVAEVSPRALAQEQLEAYNKRDIDAFLKPYAKGVKVYSYPNKLEYEGIEEMRKRYAPKFETTKDLHCKIISRIVKGNVVIDEEEVTANGATFHAVAIYEIVNGKIAVVRFVK is encoded by the coding sequence ATGAAAAAGCTATTATACTCCCTATTTATTACCTCATTTACTTTCGCTCAAACAAATACCGAAATTCATTTATTTGACATCAATTCTGAAGATGGACAATGGAAGGTGACCAATGGAAAAAATATTTCTAACAATGATGGGTATGATAGTCAACCTTATTTTTATGATGAAAACACGATCCTATTTGCTTCCAATAGAAATGGACAAACCGATATTGTAAAATATTCTATAGATAGTGAAGCTAAGAGGTTTATTAATAACACACCAAATGGAAGTGAATATTCACCTCAACGAATTCCCAAGTCAAAAGATGTATCGACAGTACGTTTAGATAATAATGGTCTACAACGTTTTTATCAGTATAACTTTAAAACGGGCAAAAGTAAAGAAGTAATTAAAGACTTAGTAGTAGCATACCCTATGTGGTATACTAAAAACCTTGTAATTTCTTCCGTAATTGTAAATGATACTCTTCAACTTTATATGAGTGACTTAAAAAAGAACACTAACATTTCAATAGCTAAACAAACAGGACGTTCATTTCATAAAATTCCAAACTCTAACTTAGTTAGTTTTATGAAACAAAACGGTAAAAAATGGGAAGTTTGGTCATTAAACCCTTTTTCTAAAGAAACTAAAAAAATCGTGTCAACAGGTAAAAGTAAAGATGTTTGTTGGCTTCCTAATGGTACACTGTTAATTGCTTATCAGAATATGATTTTTCAATACAACCCTAAAACAGACAAAGAAATAACTGTTTTTCATCAGTTTGAAAATGAGAACATCAATAATATTTCAAGAATTATGGCAAACCCAGAAGGAACAAAACTAGCAATCGTAGCAGAAGTATCTCCCAGAGCTTTGGCACAAGAACAATTAGAAGCTTATAATAAAAGGGATATAGATGCATTTTTAAAACCTTACGCTAAAGGTGTAAAAGTATATAGTTACCCAAATAAATTAGAATATGAAGGTATTGAAGAAATGCGCAAACGATATGCCCCTAAGTTTGAAACAACAAAAGATTTACACTGTAAAATTATTAGTAGAATAGTTAAAGGAAATGTAGTGATAGATGAGGAAGAAGTTACAGCAAACGGAGCTACCTTTCATGCTGTCGCCATCTATGAAATAGTTAATGGTAAAATTGCTGTGGTTAGGTTTGTAAAATAA
- a CDS encoding anti-sigma factor has translation MATNKHIESGILELYIAGALSDKENEQVYSLMMEHPEILEEVKEIEKSISILTSHVAPKDAKNSFKDVLIKMLQEKEDSAKTIPLRTSKNNWVTYTGWAAALVVGSTLILSLNKSANLQGQIDTINEAKEQYEIQLDETNANLAENKKLLAVIRSKDIVTVPLQGQKVYPEAYAKVYWNKNSKNIFLDVQGLPDPPEGKVYQVWSLKLDPLSPTSLGTIDNFTASDSKIFTINNPNDSQAFGITLEPAGGSETPTLEQLYTLGAV, from the coding sequence ATGGCTACAAACAAACACATAGAATCTGGAATATTAGAACTATATATAGCTGGTGCTCTTTCTGATAAAGAAAATGAGCAAGTATATAGTTTGATGATGGAACATCCTGAGATTTTAGAAGAAGTAAAAGAAATTGAAAAATCAATTTCTATTCTTACTTCTCATGTTGCTCCTAAAGATGCTAAAAATTCTTTTAAAGACGTTTTAATAAAAATGTTACAAGAAAAAGAAGATTCAGCTAAAACAATTCCTTTACGAACATCTAAAAATAATTGGGTAACTTATACAGGGTGGGCTGCTGCTTTAGTAGTTGGTAGTACTTTAATTTTATCGTTAAATAAGAGTGCTAATTTACAAGGGCAAATAGACACTATTAATGAAGCTAAAGAACAATATGAAATTCAGTTAGATGAAACTAATGCTAATTTAGCTGAAAACAAAAAACTTTTAGCAGTAATAAGAAGTAAAGATATAGTTACAGTTCCTTTACAAGGACAAAAAGTATATCCTGAAGCCTATGCAAAGGTATATTGGAATAAAAACTCTAAAAATATTTTCTTAGATGTTCAAGGTTTACCTGATCCACCAGAAGGAAAAGTATACCAAGTATGGTCTTTAAAACTTGATCCGTTATCTCCAACTAGTTTAGGTACTATAGATAACTTTACTGCTAGTGATAGTAAAATATTTACTATTAACAATCCTAATGATTCACAAGCTTTTGGTATTACTCTTGAGCCAGCAGGTGGTAGCGAAACTCCTACTTTAGAACAATTATATACTCTAGGTGCAGTATAA
- a CDS encoding GNAT family N-acetyltransferase, which translates to MNNKLQNPVWHSLCETHEKFAINYNSVKFYNPTICPFGAFTEASKTTYALNEYAKLTDKFFLVSENKTPTYDKDKILLYKKIDGCQMILEDLTDFDIIEEIIPLTEEHVDEIYNLVWLVMPGYYRKRTFDMGKYFGIFKDNKLVAVTGQRMQTDSFIEVSAVVTHPEHTRKGLAKQLSQHVTKEILKAGKHPILHTNKGNPAIKLYEKLGYRLTRDMNWWYFHKK; encoded by the coding sequence ATGAATAACAAACTTCAAAATCCTGTTTGGCATTCGTTGTGTGAAACACATGAAAAATTTGCTATTAATTATAATAGTGTAAAGTTTTATAATCCTACTATTTGTCCTTTTGGTGCTTTTACTGAGGCTTCAAAAACAACTTATGCTCTAAATGAATATGCAAAGCTTACGGATAAATTCTTTTTAGTTTCTGAAAATAAAACACCTACTTATGACAAAGACAAAATTCTTCTATACAAAAAGATTGATGGTTGCCAAATGATACTTGAAGACTTAACTGATTTTGATATTATTGAAGAAATAATTCCGTTAACTGAAGAACATGTTGATGAAATTTATAACCTTGTATGGTTAGTAATGCCTGGTTATTATAGAAAAAGAACTTTTGATATGGGAAAGTATTTTGGGATTTTTAAGGATAACAAACTTGTTGCTGTAACTGGACAACGTATGCAAACTGATAGCTTTATTGAAGTTAGTGCTGTAGTTACTCATCCTGAACATACAAGAAAAGGATTGGCTAAACAACTTTCTCAACATGTTACTAAAGAAATTTTAAAAGCTGGAAAACATCCTATTTTACATACTAATAAAGGAAATCCTGCAATTAAGCTTTATGAAAAATTAGGGTATCGACTAACACGAGATATGAATTGGTGGTATTTTCATAAAAAATAA
- a CDS encoding RNA polymerase sigma factor: MQLESLIKNFKNKDVKAFECLYEMYKQSVTGVVFNIVRDQAIAEEITQDVFIKAWNNANSYSEKKGRFFTWIINIARNAAIDKTRSKNFKNSSKNLDAEIFVDILENHDSLDSKTDAIGIKNFVNKLKDTCIKVIELLYFKGFTQKEVSESLKIPLGTVKTRSRNCINELRLMLK, from the coding sequence ATGCAACTAGAATCCCTCATTAAAAATTTTAAAAACAAAGATGTAAAAGCTTTTGAATGCCTTTACGAAATGTACAAACAAAGCGTTACTGGTGTAGTTTTTAATATTGTTAGAGATCAAGCAATAGCTGAAGAAATAACACAAGATGTTTTTATAAAAGCTTGGAATAACGCAAACTCTTATTCTGAGAAAAAAGGACGTTTTTTTACATGGATTATCAATATTGCTAGAAATGCAGCTATTGATAAAACAAGGTCTAAAAACTTTAAAAACAGTTCTAAAAACCTTGATGCCGAAATTTTCGTAGATATATTAGAGAACCACGATAGCTTGGACTCTAAAACTGATGCAATTGGTATAAAAAACTTTGTAAACAAGTTAAAAGACACTTGTATCAAAGTTATAGAGCTTCTTTATTTTAAAGGCTTTACACAAAAGGAAGTTTCTGAAAGTTTAAAAATACCTCTTGGTACTGTAAAAACTAGAAGCCGAAATTGTATTAACGAATTAAGACTTATGCTTAAATAA
- a CDS encoding TIGR01777 family oxidoreductase: MATILITGGTGLIGKELTKRLTSKGHVVNILTRTPKKSNEFRWNVKEGFIDKDAFNNVSYIIHLAGAGIADKRWTNERKKELIDSRVKTASLLFNKIQEYQISIKKFISASGIGYYGAITSNKIYTENDKPENDFISKICVKWENAALQFEQIDIPVTILRTGVVLSKNGGALQKMNTPLFLSALGNGKQYIPWIHIHDLCELYTKAIEDNGFTGVYNAVAPEHQTNESFTKLLGKVINKPVLLMNAPSFILKIALGEMAYILLKGSRISYEKTSNAYNFIFSNLNTALTNIYNE, from the coding sequence ATGGCAACTATATTAATTACAGGAGGAACTGGCTTAATCGGAAAAGAGTTAACAAAAAGGTTAACTAGTAAAGGGCATGTGGTTAACATTCTTACCAGAACTCCAAAAAAGAGTAACGAATTTCGTTGGAATGTTAAAGAAGGCTTTATTGATAAAGATGCTTTTAATAATGTAAGTTATATTATTCATTTGGCAGGAGCTGGAATTGCTGATAAACGTTGGACTAATGAAAGAAAAAAAGAATTGATTGATAGCCGTGTAAAAACAGCTTCTTTACTATTTAATAAAATACAAGAGTATCAAATATCCATCAAGAAATTTATTTCTGCTTCTGGTATTGGATATTATGGAGCAATTACTTCTAATAAAATCTATACAGAAAATGATAAACCTGAAAATGATTTTATCTCTAAAATTTGTGTAAAATGGGAGAATGCTGCTCTTCAATTCGAACAAATAGATATTCCTGTAACCATTTTACGAACTGGTGTTGTACTTTCTAAAAATGGTGGTGCATTACAAAAGATGAATACTCCTTTGTTTCTATCTGCCTTAGGAAATGGTAAACAGTATATACCTTGGATTCACATTCATGACTTATGTGAACTGTATACAAAAGCGATAGAAGACAACGGTTTTACTGGAGTTTATAATGCTGTTGCTCCCGAACATCAGACTAATGAAAGTTTTACAAAGCTACTAGGAAAGGTTATTAATAAACCTGTACTTCTCATGAATGCTCCTTCATTTATTTTGAAAATAGCTTTAGGTGAAATGGCTTATATCTTATTAAAAGGAAGTAGGATTTCCTATGAGAAAACAAGTAATGCTTATAATTTTATTTTTTCAAACTTAAATACTGCTTTAACCAATATTTATAATGAATAA
- a CDS encoding DUF4331 family protein, translated as MKLNNIKILAISILSIFALASCSDDDNNMPPIASIDFSGSYMQKDQMGRPAVNTVFVNSDMKDAFNVTIPSEQGANFAAMFETNLKALSPAYANDGDTNALGLDAATFASVLATDVLTVSLDGTTTFYDGTNVLTGRALADDVITVELLLIFGGEDFSENPTLSDDQVDGNDKDFLSSFPYLASPW; from the coding sequence ATGAAACTTAACAATATAAAAATTTTAGCAATTTCAATTCTATCAATCTTTGCCTTAGCAAGTTGTAGTGATGATGATAATAACATGCCGCCAATAGCTTCTATTGACTTCTCGGGAAGTTACATGCAAAAAGACCAAATGGGTAGACCAGCAGTAAATACAGTATTTGTAAATAGCGATATGAAAGATGCGTTTAATGTAACAATACCGTCAGAACAAGGAGCAAATTTTGCTGCAATGTTTGAAACAAATTTAAAAGCGTTAAGCCCAGCATATGCAAATGACGGAGATACCAACGCATTAGGTTTAGATGCAGCAACTTTTGCGAGTGTTTTAGCTACCGATGTATTAACCGTTTCATTAGATGGAACAACAACTTTTTATGATGGAACAAATGTGTTAACAGGTAGAGCTTTAGCAGATGATGTAATTACCGTTGAATTATTATTGATTTTCGGAGGCGAGGACTTTTCTGAAAATCCTACATTATCAGATGATCAGGTAGATGGAAATGATAAAGACTTCTTAAGTTCTTTTCCATATTTAGCAAGTCCTTGGTAA
- a CDS encoding M28 family peptidase, translated as MKKFIVLFLLTSTTISAQTDTKIYDIINAISANRIKSDITTLTNFGTRHTLSDTISNTRGIGAARRWIKSEFDKISSNCNNCLKVFYQKDFVKKGTNSRITKDVWVVNVVAIQKGTKYPNNYIVMSGDIDSRISDPNNFIDDAPGANDNASGMAGTIEAARVLSNYTFENSIIYVGLSGEEQGLFGGKGLAAYAKEKNWNIVGVMNNDMIGNIKGVDGIIDNRTFRIFSEPVPPTETERQRKARRFYGGEVDGISRQLARYIYTTTKTYMPEMNPKMIYRLDRFGRGGHHRPFNDTGFAGIRIMEAHENYTQQHQDIRTENGIEYGDRLQFVNFEYAKKLTAVNAINLANIAAAPPSPKNVGIGGIVEASAKLQWDKVNGAKGYKIYWRDTTSPTWDNFKYVEGTTKFTLNGIVLDNYFFGVSTVGKNGHESIVSFPSKIIR; from the coding sequence ATGAAAAAATTCATAGTACTATTCTTACTAACTTCTACAACAATATCAGCACAAACCGACACTAAAATATACGATATTATTAATGCTATTTCAGCAAATAGAATTAAATCAGATATTACTACACTAACAAATTTCGGTACCCGTCATACATTAAGCGATACTATTTCAAATACACGTGGAATTGGTGCAGCCCGTCGATGGATTAAGTCTGAATTCGACAAAATTTCTTCTAATTGCAACAACTGTTTAAAAGTATTTTACCAAAAAGACTTTGTAAAAAAAGGAACTAATAGCAGAATCACCAAAGATGTTTGGGTTGTTAATGTTGTTGCTATTCAAAAAGGAACAAAATATCCTAACAATTACATTGTAATGAGTGGTGATATAGATTCAAGAATTTCCGATCCTAATAACTTTATTGATGATGCTCCTGGGGCTAATGACAATGCCTCTGGAATGGCAGGAACTATTGAAGCAGCACGTGTATTAAGTAACTATACATTTGAAAATAGTATTATTTATGTAGGATTGTCTGGTGAAGAACAAGGCTTATTTGGTGGAAAAGGATTGGCTGCTTATGCCAAGGAAAAAAATTGGAATATTGTGGGAGTTATGAATAATGATATGATTGGAAACATAAAAGGTGTTGATGGAATTATAGACAATCGTACATTTAGAATCTTTTCTGAACCCGTACCTCCAACCGAAACTGAACGTCAACGAAAAGCACGTCGCTTTTATGGTGGTGAAGTGGACGGAATTTCACGTCAATTAGCACGTTATATTTATACAACAACTAAAACGTATATGCCAGAAATGAATCCGAAAATGATTTATCGCTTAGATAGGTTTGGTCGTGGCGGACATCACAGACCTTTTAACGATACAGGTTTTGCTGGCATTCGAATTATGGAAGCACATGAAAACTACACGCAACAACACCAAGATATTAGAACTGAAAATGGTATTGAATATGGAGACCGCTTACAATTTGTAAATTTTGAATATGCTAAAAAATTAACTGCTGTAAATGCTATTAATTTGGCTAATATTGCTGCTGCCCCACCTTCACCTAAAAATGTAGGAATTGGCGGTATTGTTGAAGCGTCTGCTAAACTTCAATGGGATAAAGTTAATGGTGCTAAAGGTTATAAAATCTACTGGAGAGATACCACATCTCCTACTTGGGATAATTTTAAATATGTAGAAGGTACTACTAAATTTACTTTAAACGGAATTGTTTTAGATAATTACTTCTTTGGAGTAAGTACTGTAGGAAAAAACGGACACGAAAGCATTGTTTCATTTCCTTCAAAAATTATACGTTAA
- a CDS encoding YdeI/OmpD-associated family protein, translating to MDDKPHLYFKTDTEWRKWLLENHNESDGVHLILYKVNVDIPSMRWEEAVKVALCFGWIDSTVKSLGDGKRRQYFCPRKPKSVWSALNKKYIKELTTSNLIHPAGITSVEIAKKNGSWNALDAVENLIVPKDLQIEFEKNPTALNNFQNFAPSYRKSYLYWIHQAKREATRIKRIDEIIRLCEANIKSK from the coding sequence ATGGACGACAAACCTCACCTATATTTTAAAACAGACACAGAATGGCGTAAGTGGTTATTAGAAAACCATAACGAAAGTGATGGAGTTCATCTAATTTTATACAAAGTTAACGTAGACATACCTAGTATGCGTTGGGAAGAAGCTGTAAAAGTAGCTTTATGCTTTGGTTGGATAGATAGTACTGTGAAAAGTTTAGGCGATGGTAAAAGGAGGCAATATTTCTGCCCCAGAAAGCCTAAAAGTGTTTGGAGTGCTTTAAACAAGAAATACATTAAGGAACTAACTACTTCCAACTTAATCCACCCTGCTGGAATTACGTCTGTTGAAATTGCTAAAAAAAATGGTTCTTGGAATGCTTTAGATGCTGTAGAAAACTTAATAGTTCCAAAAGACCTACAGATTGAATTTGAGAAAAACCCCACTGCTCTTAACAACTTTCAAAACTTTGCTCCGTCTTACCGTAAGAGCTATTTGTACTGGATACATCAAGCTAAAAGAGAAGCTACAAGAATAAAACGAATTGATGAAATTATTCGTTTGTGTGAAGCTAATATTAAATCTAAATGA